Proteins co-encoded in one Candidatus Bathyarchaeota archaeon genomic window:
- a CDS encoding nitroreductase family protein produces MIRRTPRREEGGTGITTTHITRLTSTTTMDCIDQLLTRRTVRKYAKTPIPQDKIDKILEAGRQSPSAVNRQPWHFLLITDQNIKDRIGGGFFNRHIRTSAFTIVGAYITNDPITKRWGLTDTVIALQTMVIAAHLQGIGTCWIGDYNEVRLRETLNIPPTASIAAIITFGYAHKVPGTRKKRALDTILHTNTW; encoded by the coding sequence GTGATTCGGAGGACACCCCGACGAGAGGAGGGAGGTACTGGGATTACCACCACACACATAACCCGCCTCACCTCTACAACCACCATGGACTGTATCGACCAGCTCCTCACCCGTCGCACCGTCAGGAAATATGCTAAGACCCCAATCCCCCAGGATAAGATTGACAAGATCCTGGAGGCAGGCCGCCAGTCCCCAAGCGCTGTCAACCGCCAGCCCTGGCACTTCCTCCTTATCACCGATCAGAACATCAAGGACAGAATCGGCGGGGGGTTCTTTAACCGCCACATCCGCACGAGCGCTTTCACTATTGTCGGGGCATACATTACCAACGATCCTATCACCAAACGCTGGGGCCTTACGGACACTGTCATCGCACTTCAGACCATGGTCATTGCCGCCCACCTCCAGGGTATCGGCACATGCTGGATAGGGGACTACAACGAGGTAAGGCTCAGGGAGACCCTCAACATCCCCCCAACCGCCAGCATTGCTGCTATCATCACTTTTGGATATGCCCACAAAGTACCTGGTACACGAAAAAAGAGGGCTCTAGATACAATACTTCATACCAATACTTGGTAA
- a CDS encoding DUF3830 family protein, producing the protein MDEDDSCEQLEWIKLSYLKLEFEKGGVFYARLIEEEAPKTCIIIKERLPFKYKFHQSIVSGQALVTLPPDLTVERENQRVAGILPGAVCFLVRDDPVHVPDEIYIAYGLFISRGLTVDMKQPVNVFAKIEDNLEELMKVGKRVLMEGAEVVRFSLALAG; encoded by the coding sequence ATGGATGAAGATGATAGTTGCGAACAGCTGGAGTGGATTAAATTAAGTTATCTGAAATTGGAATTTGAGAAGGGGGGCGTCTTCTATGCGCGTCTAATTGAAGAAGAAGCACCAAAGACCTGTATAATTATCAAGGAACGTTTACCTTTCAAATATAAATTCCATCAAAGCATAGTCTCAGGACAGGCATTGGTCACTTTGCCTCCTGACTTGACTGTCGAACGAGAAAACCAGCGAGTTGCTGGGATACTACCGGGTGCAGTCTGTTTTCTCGTTAGAGATGATCCTGTTCATGTTCCAGATGAAATATACATTGCTTATGGTCTATTCATCTCAAGAGGCCTAACTGTTGATATGAAGCAGCCAGTCAACGTTTTCGCAAAAATAGAAGATAATCTCGAAGAACTAATGAAAGTGGGTAAACGTGTACTTATGGAGGGAGCTGAGGTCGTACGCTTCAGCCTCGCGCTTGCAGGATGA